One Cuculus canorus isolate bCucCan1 chromosome 2, bCucCan1.pri, whole genome shotgun sequence genomic region harbors:
- the BAMBI gene encoding BMP and activin membrane-bound inhibitor homolog, which translates to MDRHSSYIFIWLQLELCAMAVLLTRGEIRCYCDAAHCVATGYMCKSELSACFSRLLDPQNTHSPLTHGCLDSIASTAEICQAKQAQNHSGTTTVSTLECCHEDMCNYRGLHDVLSPSRGETSGQGSRYQHDSSRNLITKVQELTSSKELWFRAAVIAVPIAGGLILVLLIMLALRMLRSENKRLQDQRQQMLSRLHYSFHGHHSKKGQVAKLDLECMVPVTGHENCCMTCDKMRHSDLSNDKILSLVHWGMYSGHGKLEFV; encoded by the exons ATGGATCGCCACTCCAGCTACATCTTCATCTGGCTGCAACTGGAGCTGTGCGCCATGGCCGTGCTGCTCACCAGAG gtgAAATCAGATGCTACTGTGATGCTGCACACTGTGTTGCAACCGGCTATATGTGCAAATCTGAGCTTAGCgcctgcttctccaggctgcttgATCCTCAGAATACACATTCCCCACTTACTCATGGCTGCTTGGACTCTATTGCAAGCACAGCTGAAATTTGCCAAGCCAAACAAGCACAAAACCACTCTGGCACCACCACCGTGTCCACATTGGAATGCTGTCATGAAGATATGTGCAATTACAGAGGACTACATGATGTTTTGTCTCCTTCCAGGGGCGAGACTTCAG gacaagggagcagaTATCAACATGACAGCAGCAGGAATCTCATCACCAAGGTGCAGGAATTAACCTCTTCAAAAGAGTTATGGTTCAGGGCAGCTGTAATTGCTGTTCCGATAGCTGGTGGGCTGATCTTGGTGCTTCTTATCATGTTAGCCTTGCGGATGCTCAGGAGTGAAAATAAGAGACTACAAGATCAACGTCAGCAAATGCTTTCTCGTTTGCACTATAGTTTTCATGGACATCACTCAAAAAAAGGGCAGGTGGCAAAATTGGACTTGGAATGCATGGTGCCTGTGACTGGTCACGAGAACTGCTGCATGACCTGTGATAAAATGAGACATTCAGACCTCAGCAATGATAAAATTCTTTCGTTAGTCCACTGGGGAATGTACAGCGGACATGGGAAGCTGGAATTTGTATga